In Coffea eugenioides isolate CCC68of chromosome 4, Ceug_1.0, whole genome shotgun sequence, the genomic stretch GAAGAATGGTGTTGTGAGCATAGCTTTGTTTGTTTGAACTTGCCACACAGCCTAAAGTGTCCCTATCATTCTCAGCAGCCAGATACATGGTTAGTGTTAGGCACCCTGTTGGTGGCAGCCCTTGAACAACAAGATACTTCACTCCCTTGTTCAGAATGGCCTGTGAATTCAACACCAAAAATGGTACACATAAAGCTAATGACATCCATTATTTCTCCATTTCATTGTCCATCCTACTCGCCATAGCTAAGAAAAAGATGCTTGCACGAGTTTCAGGATAAGGATCAATTGATGCAAAACAAAGGGTATAACAAAAAGATAACAATTGAAACGTTCCTTTACAAATCAATAAACTACATATACCATCCATCAAATAATGAAATAATGTGTGCATTATTACCTCTAAGAAACGAGTCACACTACCAATGGCTAGCTTCTGAATTGTTGTGCCTGAGACAGAAGATCCAAGAGTATATGCATAATCATTTGCACCAATTTCACCAAGCCAAATCAAGGCATTATCAAAAACAGCTTTGCACTCTTTAGGTGTTGTTATTGAATTTTTACACCCTTTGGTTTCCAAAAATTCGCTAAACCAAACAAGCTGAGTTTGAAGTGACTGAGGGGTACGGTTAAGTGTGAGATTGTTCTTCACAAAGAAACTATAGATTATTGCAGTAGAGCCAGCAACAGCAAAATTAACACCATAAGATTTGTCTGCTGTTTTACTTAGATAAGGTGGCAAGAAAGGCAAAGAAAGTTGTTGAGCTAAAAAGTCAATCACCAACCTTCCATCAGAGTATCTGTTTGTGGGATGGTGGAAGAAAGTTTGGCCATAAGGAGAGCGTGACGCATAGAGGTATGCATTTGGACCAGTGGTTGAGTTGGTGTTGCCAGTGTCAGTGTAGGAATCCCCAAATGCATAAATGGACTTGAAAGGCGGAATTGGATGAGTTGCAGTTTTGGCAGATGTGGCACAATTGGTGACAGGGGATGACAGGATGATGAATGTAAAGGTGATAGTAAGGAGGATAAGGGAAGAAGCCA encodes the following:
- the LOC113767656 gene encoding GDSL esterase/lipase At3g48460, whose protein sequence is MASSLILLTITFTFIILSSPVTNCATSAKTATHPIPPFKSIYAFGDSYTDTGNTNSTTGPNAYLYASRSPYGQTFFHHPTNRYSDGRLVIDFLAQQLSLPFLPPYLSKTADKSYGVNFAVAGSTAIIYSFFVKNNLTLNRTPQSLQTQLVWFSEFLETKGCKNSITTPKECKAVFDNALIWLGEIGANDYAYTLGSSVSGTTIQKLAIGSVTRFLEAILNKGVKYLVVQGLPPTGCLTLTMYLAAENDRDTLGCVASSNKQSYAHNTILQAKLNDFRKKFPNAVIVYADYWNAYASVVKNPEKYGIKELFKACCGSKSGLYNFDLFNTCGSPVATSCSNPSQYINWDGVHLTEGMYKAVAELLLEGKFSNPPFEYLLSSKRRSG